A genomic stretch from Candidatus Cloacimonadota bacterium includes:
- a CDS encoding T9SS type A sorting domain-containing protein — protein sequence MKHKTFALLFILLLFSELNGNVVFPGAYIEEIYFDGDYWTIELLNIFVQEETLDNCKIASSSDTSLFNPGIYFPLFGYTLITQDSLQSQLNINKNGDMIATYYPYNDLVDRRYFGDYINSIINSPFSGQSLARITISDTATGMSGKVLTKDNSPTLGIPNDTTGTQGTFCGYVFDNQNNPIIGTEIQFYRQYNVQNLFPIINTNSYGYFSQRMFSLNYDVFILVDGSVLMDTTITIEPDSTTYCEFYIDLTSVDEEIKKYNQIILNNYPNPFIESTTISFSATSLLRQLADTPGQAKINIYNIKGQLVKQLSIDNRQSSIEWDGKSEEGILQPPGFYFYSLEIDGKKVKTNKMIMVR from the coding sequence ATGAAACATAAAACCTTTGCTTTATTATTTATTCTACTTTTATTTTCAGAACTTAATGGAAATGTTGTTTTTCCAGGTGCCTATATTGAAGAAATCTACTTTGATGGTGATTATTGGACTATTGAACTATTAAATATCTTTGTACAAGAAGAAACACTTGATAATTGTAAGATAGCTTCTTCTTCTGACACATCTCTATTTAATCCCGGAATTTACTTTCCCTTATTTGGGTATACTCTCATCACTCAAGATAGTTTGCAATCTCAGCTTAACATTAATAAAAACGGAGATATGATTGCTACTTATTATCCGTATAATGACCTTGTGGACAGACGATATTTTGGAGATTATATAAATTCAATCATTAATTCACCATTTAGTGGACAATCACTTGCCAGAATAACAATATCTGATACTGCTACTGGAATGTCTGGAAAAGTTTTAACAAAGGACAATAGTCCTACTTTGGGGATACCAAACGATACAACTGGAACCCAGGGAACCTTTTGTGGATATGTTTTCGATAATCAAAATAATCCAATTATAGGTACTGAAATCCAGTTCTATAGACAATACAATGTTCAAAATCTTTTCCCTATTATTAATACTAACAGCTATGGCTATTTTTCGCAACGAATGTTTTCTTTAAATTATGATGTTTTTATACTGGTAGATGGCTCTGTTCTAATGGATACCACCATAACCATTGAACCAGATTCCACAACCTATTGTGAATTCTATATTGATCTAACATCAGTAGATGAAGAAATAAAAAAATATAATCAAATCATATTAAATAATTATCCGAATCCATTCATTGAATCAACAACAATTTCTTTTTCAGCCACCAGTCTTCTCCGCCAGCTGGCGGATACGCCCGGGCAGGCTAAGATAAATATTTATAATATCAAAGGGCAATTAGTAAAACAATTGTCAATAGACAATCGTCAATCGTCAATTGAATGGGATGGGAAAAGCGAGGAAGGTATTTTACAACCACCTGGATTCTATTTCTATTCATTAGAAATTGATGGCAAAAAAGTCAAAACTAATAAAATGATTATGGTTAGATGA
- a CDS encoding FlgD immunoglobulin-like domain containing protein: protein MKHIAFTLIFTLILFSQLVGNPVIPILISEIYFEEDEWTIELSDYYGFFETLDNLYFATSSDTAQFKSGIFLYENIPIIVNQDSMLTFLSINKNGDFLQVGEEYDGEWFDVCLPVYFGDYPDSWVNAPYEGQSLARVIFEIYNPPWSDIYFYLVKDNIPSLGYNPYQANTVGAFSGYVFDQQQNPISNAQIHYFYCCDDIYTNQNGYFENNYMYGINYNVTIYVDDIAMMDTLITIEPDSTTYCEFYIDIYSVDKEQLQRSKIILSNYPNPFIKSTTISFSATSLLRQLADTPGQAKINIYNIKGQLVKQLSIDNRQSSIEWDGKNESDVLQPPGFYFYSLEIDGKKVKTNKMIMVR, encoded by the coding sequence ATGAAACATATAGCTTTTACTTTAATATTTACTTTGATTTTATTTTCACAACTCGTTGGGAATCCCGTTATACCTATTTTAATAAGTGAAATATATTTTGAAGAAGATGAATGGACAATTGAATTATCAGATTACTATGGTTTTTTTGAAACTTTAGATAATTTATACTTTGCGACATCATCTGATACTGCCCAGTTCAAAAGTGGAATTTTTCTATATGAGAATATCCCAATCATAGTGAATCAAGATAGCATGCTAACATTTTTGAGCATTAATAAAAATGGAGATTTTCTTCAGGTTGGAGAAGAATACGATGGTGAATGGTTCGATGTATGCTTGCCGGTTTATTTTGGCGATTATCCTGATTCTTGGGTAAATGCTCCCTATGAAGGTCAGTCGCTTGCAAGAGTAATTTTTGAAATCTATAATCCTCCTTGGTCTGATATCTATTTCTATTTGGTTAAAGATAATATTCCATCTTTGGGTTATAATCCATATCAAGCAAATACCGTAGGAGCCTTCTCTGGTTATGTATTTGATCAACAACAAAATCCGATTTCAAATGCACAAATCCATTATTTTTATTGTTGTGATGATATTTATACAAACCAAAATGGATATTTTGAAAATAATTATATGTATGGAATAAATTATAATGTAACAATTTATGTAGATGATATTGCTATGATGGACACCTTAATTACCATTGAACCAGATTCCACAACCTATTGTGAATTCTATATTGATATCTATTCAGTTGATAAAGAACAATTACAAAGGAGCAAAATCATCTTAAGTAACTACCCGAATCCATTCATTAAATCAACAACAATTTCTTTTTCAGCCACCAGTCTTCTCCGCCAGCTGGCGGATACGCCCGGGCAGGCTAAGATAAATATTTATAATATCAAAGGGCAATTAGTAAAACAATTGTCAATAGACAATCGTCAATCGTCAATTGAATGGGATGGAAAAAACGAAAGTGATGTTTTGCAACCTCCCGGATTCTATTTCTATTCATTAGAAATTGATGGCAAAAAAGTTAAAACTAATAAAATGATTATGGTTAGATAA
- a CDS encoding type II toxin-antitoxin system MqsA family antitoxin: MERVCNFCGNINFRSTHIQYIYRHNGQFLIVDNVPCEECEYCGEQYFKAEVLKKIERDFVDIYSNRKKLKKQIEVPVEEFATL; the protein is encoded by the coding sequence ATGGAAAGAGTTTGTAATTTTTGTGGAAATATAAATTTTAGAAGCACACATATTCAGTATATTTACAGACACAATGGACAGTTTTTAATTGTAGATAATGTCCCTTGTGAGGAATGTGAATATTGTGGAGAGCAATACTTTAAAGCTGAAGTACTAAAAAAAATTGAGAGGGATTTTGTAGATATTTATTCTAATAGAAAAAAATTGAAGAAGCAAATTGAGGTCCCGGTAGAGGAGTTTGCTACATTGTAA